One window from the genome of Treponema sp. OMZ 838 encodes:
- a CDS encoding MFS transporter yields MKTEKSLIGTKRFWFLMWGLGLAGQLCWNIENQWFNTFVYAKIAKDSSIVTLMVITSALVTTFSTFIFGTLSDRIGSRRRFISIGYIVWGLTTILFGLTEFVGHGQVGTGAKASIWAAVLVILADDVMSFFGSMGNDSGYNAWSNDMTTDKNRGQVGAVLAIQPIIGTIVGTVLGGLLIGSENNYQRLFWSMGIFVILAGLLSLLLLKDAPNLKPYKTGSFWEQLSSIFKAEGFFSQKELMLACITTALFFVSFNVYFVHMGNWMIYRMGFNAGNMGIIQGLSLVAASLLVIPAIGIINKRRTPQLACFAIILNIVGLCILSLFAKPAAFNTETVFCVQNIPLFLSVFLAGAGQILVTQSMTIWVKELYPETARGQFEGIRILFFVLTPMIIGTVIGNIIVKNGAGSIANEFGIIENIPAESIYLWGAILAVTALFPLFFASKMYNRRRNDLLTIETIT; encoded by the coding sequence ATGAAAACTGAAAAAAGTCTTATTGGAACAAAACGGTTTTGGTTTTTAATGTGGGGCTTAGGTCTTGCGGGGCAGTTATGCTGGAATATCGAAAATCAATGGTTTAATACCTTTGTGTATGCAAAGATTGCAAAAGATTCCTCTATCGTAACGCTCATGGTTATTACCAGCGCTTTGGTCACAACATTCTCAACCTTCATATTCGGGACACTGTCGGATAGAATAGGTTCGAGAAGAAGATTTATCTCTATAGGCTACATCGTATGGGGATTGACGACGATTCTGTTCGGTCTTACCGAATTTGTAGGACACGGACAGGTCGGAACCGGAGCAAAAGCTTCAATCTGGGCGGCAGTTCTTGTTATCTTAGCCGATGATGTTATGAGCTTTTTCGGCTCTATGGGAAACGATTCGGGATACAACGCATGGAGCAATGACATGACTACCGATAAAAACCGCGGTCAAGTCGGAGCCGTGCTCGCAATTCAACCGATAATCGGCACCATCGTCGGCACCGTATTGGGCGGTTTGCTCATCGGCAGCGAAAATAACTATCAACGGTTGTTTTGGTCTATGGGTATCTTTGTCATCCTTGCAGGGCTTCTCTCTCTTCTTCTATTAAAAGATGCTCCCAACTTAAAACCCTACAAAACGGGTTCATTTTGGGAGCAATTAAGCTCGATCTTTAAAGCGGAAGGATTTTTTTCTCAAAAAGAATTGATGCTTGCGTGTATTACAACAGCGCTTTTTTTTGTTTCGTTCAATGTTTATTTTGTCCACATGGGAAACTGGATGATTTACCGCATGGGCTTTAACGCAGGGAACATGGGTATTATTCAAGGATTAAGTTTAGTCGCTGCGTCCCTGCTGGTGATTCCTGCAATCGGGATTATCAATAAGAGGCGTACTCCGCAGCTTGCCTGTTTTGCAATTATTCTGAATATCGTCGGCTTATGCATTTTATCGCTCTTTGCAAAGCCCGCAGCTTTTAACACGGAAACGGTATTCTGCGTGCAAAACATTCCGCTGTTCCTTTCCGTTTTCCTTGCAGGTGCAGGACAAATCCTTGTTACGCAATCGATGACCATCTGGGTTAAAGAACTCTATCCCGAAACCGCACGCGGTCAGTTTGAAGGTATCCGTATTCTCTTTTTCGTCCTCACCCCGATGATTATCGGAACCGTGATAGGCAACATTATTGTTAAAAACGGAGCAGGCTCCATCGCGAATGAATTCGGAATCATCGAAAATATTCCCGCAGAATCCATCTATCTGTGGGGAGCAATTCTAGCGGTAACGGCGCTCTTTCCGCTCTTTTTCGCATCGAAAATGTATAACCGGCGCAGAAACGACCTCCTTACCATCGAGACAATAACATGA
- a CDS encoding glycoside hydrolase family 2 protein — MRKNKPIKPLLTPWGEALDKRKPLNDYPRPQLARKEWQCLNGAWDYAITADKQMPKIWDGEIIVPFSPETILSNVQRQLLPGETLWYRRTFNFEQCKLSERLLLHFGAVDQHCTVYVNGKEVGSHSGGYWPFSFDISNFLNGDTTEIVIAVTDDTDTGDEAYGKQTLNRGEIWYTGQSGIWQTVWCEKVPGTHIEKINITPHYQTGEVEISVFITGSDVTGNDRHPSHRLDDRYVKRDNDIRIKIFDSGSVIAEDTLTTNPLRIKMPADFKSWSPEQPFLYDVEIRAGEDTVTSYFGMREFGIINGKHGPVLSLNGAPIFHHGLLDQGYWSDGMYTPPSDEAMIWEIKKLKDMGFNMLRKHIKIEPLRWYYHCDRLGMLVWQDFVSGGGPYKPLVVQYAPWLGFNFNDRKNRYALHGRKSEKGRNIFLRDAECTIDLLYNTVSLSVWVPFNEGWGQFEAASMAEYVHKQDPTRLIDHASGYFDQGAGDFHSYHIYFKSFRPKPDPLNRILALTEFGGFSLAVDGHISSDILYGYKIFKDTQSLNDGIRNLYETDVYPTMEKGLSASIYTQVSDVEDEVNGIFTYDRKETKLDGDLSLQIAETLHGLFKKNYADYQRL; from the coding sequence ATGAGAAAAAACAAACCGATAAAACCTTTACTCACACCGTGGGGTGAAGCCCTCGACAAGCGAAAGCCCTTAAACGATTATCCCCGTCCTCAGTTGGCGCGGAAAGAATGGCAATGCTTAAACGGAGCATGGGACTACGCGATAACCGCCGATAAACAGATGCCTAAAATATGGGACGGAGAAATAATCGTACCGTTCTCTCCGGAAACAATCCTGTCAAATGTACAGCGGCAGTTACTTCCGGGTGAAACGCTGTGGTACCGCAGAACATTCAACTTTGAACAATGTAAACTGAGTGAGCGGCTCCTGTTACATTTCGGAGCGGTAGATCAACACTGTACCGTCTATGTCAACGGTAAAGAAGTAGGTTCCCATTCGGGAGGATACTGGCCGTTCTCTTTTGATATCAGCAATTTTTTAAACGGTGATACAACGGAAATTGTCATTGCAGTTACCGACGATACCGATACCGGTGATGAGGCCTACGGTAAGCAAACCTTAAACCGAGGAGAGATTTGGTACACGGGTCAGAGCGGTATTTGGCAAACCGTATGGTGCGAAAAAGTTCCTGGCACTCATATCGAAAAGATCAATATAACGCCTCATTATCAAACCGGTGAAGTTGAAATTTCGGTTTTTATTACCGGATCCGATGTCACCGGAAACGATAGACACCCTTCGCATCGCCTTGATGATAGATATGTTAAACGTGATAATGATATACGCATTAAAATCTTTGACTCCGGTTCTGTAATTGCGGAAGACACGCTCACAACCAATCCGCTGCGGATAAAAATGCCTGCCGATTTTAAGAGTTGGAGTCCCGAACAGCCTTTCCTCTATGATGTAGAAATCCGTGCAGGAGAGGATACGGTAACTTCATACTTCGGTATGCGGGAATTCGGGATCATCAACGGCAAACACGGTCCCGTTCTCAGTCTAAACGGAGCGCCGATCTTTCATCACGGGCTCTTGGATCAGGGTTATTGGAGCGACGGAATGTATACGCCGCCTTCCGACGAGGCGATGATTTGGGAAATTAAAAAACTGAAAGATATGGGTTTTAATATGCTGAGGAAGCACATTAAAATAGAACCCCTCCGCTGGTACTATCATTGTGATAGGCTCGGAATGCTTGTCTGGCAGGATTTTGTCAGCGGCGGCGGTCCGTATAAACCGTTGGTCGTTCAATATGCACCGTGGCTCGGCTTCAATTTTAACGATAGGAAAAACCGCTATGCCCTCCACGGACGCAAAAGCGAAAAGGGTCGAAACATATTTTTACGCGATGCCGAATGTACCATCGATTTACTGTACAATACGGTAAGCCTTTCGGTATGGGTTCCTTTTAATGAAGGATGGGGGCAATTCGAAGCAGCCTCAATGGCGGAATACGTCCATAAACAAGATCCCACGAGGCTCATCGATCATGCAAGCGGCTATTTTGATCAAGGTGCAGGAGATTTCCACAGCTATCATATTTATTTTAAGTCCTTCCGCCCGAAACCCGATCCGTTGAATCGGATTTTAGCCTTAACCGAATTCGGAGGGTTCAGCCTGGCCGTGGACGGTCATATCTCCTCCGATATTTTATACGGTTATAAAATCTTCAAGGATACGCAATCTTTAAACGACGGTATCCGGAACCTCTATGAAACCGATGTATATCCGACGATGGAAAAGGGATTGAGCGCTTCAATTTACACTCAAGTGAGCGATGTTGAAGATGAGGTGAACGGTATTTTTACTTACGACAGAAAAGAAACAAAATTGGATGGAGATTTGAGCTTACAGATTGCCGAAACCTTACATGGACTTTTCAAAAAAAACTACGCCGATTATCAGCGGTTATGA
- a CDS encoding transglycosylase domain-containing protein, whose product MKIRQSNTRRLSKKRLLYGTAALLIVLCIGGWLSLFLPFPELDAFMQRDWSTRVYDRGGNLIQILALEDGIRREFTAYEAIPPDAVRIFLAAEDKDFFAHRGIDVAAIARATYQNISSGKRVSGASTVTMQLARLVVPAKRRTFFAKLREARNALRIERRLSKQAILELYLNSLPFGFQTEGLTSAARNFFALPLSELTAEQLCCLAVIPRRPAGYNPLEHPEACAEKAAALYRAVFMQESEGQNGQQDTLLTDRLLQAAHTARRFEYPFGMPHYIEYLVRRYKAGDFHRQPEVLQGAQGGTQPHPEDSPKITQDSSSPQMTSQTQTAHQSVSASPKAAPQALPPDWYLTADSALSAQAELLLRAQLKSNPQARVHNGAILVIENATGNILAWIGSNSYFDDESNGKIDGVTALNQSGSSSKPFLYALALEQGWKPSDVLPDIPIRFGKEEAYIPRNFNNRFNGPVRLRIALASSLNIPAVYLLNELGIETYLHTLEELGFQSIDTEGSDVKLSLALGSVPVPLYELVRAFSVFPRDGVLLPLRSFTDGSTADGFSAPKQVFSADTARLICSILSDSAARAKGFGFSSPLNTPFPSIFKTGTANQFQSLIALASSSAFTVGIWMGNFAGNTVIGKTGSSAPASIARNLLVRLHSQPFADGLTVPAKNFAEPEHWRRESVCALSGMPAGPACHNTVQEYLPSAFTAFSEHNRYNGRNAGYGSFGTSNRIDAPNRHGTYKRENGEYEQAGNTYQQAGGECSWHQIQNGHLVTVYPEEYRRWFANITRHGTIGQPSNALTVIRPADGSRFVSNARYQGTGVPIEITGGAEDTVYISYDGRAPITLNRPFSGSLPLEKGEHRLIVRCGDEEVSVVFTVE is encoded by the coding sequence ATGAAAATACGGCAGAGTAATACGCGCAGATTATCTAAAAAACGGCTGCTGTACGGCACGGCGGCGTTGCTGATTGTACTCTGTATCGGCGGCTGGCTTTCGCTCTTTTTGCCGTTCCCGGAACTGGACGCTTTTATGCAGCGGGATTGGAGTACCCGCGTCTATGATCGGGGCGGCAATCTTATTCAAATCCTCGCACTGGAGGACGGCATACGGCGTGAGTTTACGGCGTATGAAGCGATCCCGCCCGATGCCGTCCGCATCTTTCTCGCTGCGGAAGACAAGGATTTTTTCGCCCACCGCGGTATCGATGTTGCCGCTATTGCACGGGCAACTTATCAAAATATCAGCAGCGGAAAGCGGGTCAGCGGTGCGTCTACCGTTACGATGCAGCTCGCCCGCCTCGTCGTTCCGGCAAAAAGGCGCACGTTTTTTGCAAAGCTCCGCGAAGCTCGAAACGCGCTCCGGATTGAGCGGCGCCTTTCAAAACAGGCTATTCTTGAACTCTATCTTAACAGCCTTCCGTTCGGCTTCCAAACCGAAGGCCTTACCTCGGCAGCAAGGAATTTTTTCGCACTGCCGCTTTCGGAACTGACTGCGGAACAGCTCTGCTGCCTCGCAGTCATCCCCCGCCGTCCCGCCGGTTACAACCCGCTTGAGCATCCCGAAGCCTGTGCCGAAAAAGCGGCCGCGCTCTACCGCGCCGTCTTTATGCAAGAAAGCGAAGGGCAGAACGGACAGCAAGACACCCTGCTTACAGATCGGCTGCTGCAGGCTGCCCATACCGCACGCCGCTTTGAATACCCCTTCGGGATGCCTCATTACATCGAATACCTTGTGCGGCGATATAAAGCAGGTGATTTTCACCGACAACCGGAAGTTCTACAAGGTGCGCAAGGTGGTACTCAACCGCACCCGGAAGACAGCCCGAAAATTACGCAAGACAGCAGTTCCCCGCAGATGACCAGTCAAACACAGACTGCGCACCAGTCCGTATCGGCATCCCCCAAAGCCGCACCTCAAGCATTGCCGCCCGACTGGTATTTAACCGCAGACAGTGCCTTGTCCGCTCAGGCTGAACTGCTCCTCCGCGCTCAGTTGAAAAGCAATCCTCAAGCCCGCGTACACAATGGCGCCATTCTCGTTATCGAAAACGCAACCGGAAATATTCTTGCGTGGATAGGCTCGAACTCATATTTTGACGATGAAAGCAATGGAAAAATCGACGGCGTTACCGCGTTAAATCAAAGCGGAAGCAGTTCCAAACCATTTTTATATGCGCTCGCATTGGAACAAGGATGGAAGCCGTCGGATGTCTTGCCGGATATTCCGATACGGTTCGGAAAGGAGGAAGCATATATCCCGCGCAACTTTAATAACCGGTTTAACGGTCCCGTCCGCTTACGGATTGCGCTTGCCTCCAGCCTCAACATCCCCGCCGTCTATCTCCTCAACGAACTCGGCATCGAAACCTATCTGCACACGTTAGAGGAACTCGGCTTTCAATCTATCGATACGGAAGGCTCGGATGTAAAACTGTCGCTTGCACTCGGCAGCGTACCGGTTCCCCTCTACGAACTGGTACGCGCATTCAGCGTTTTTCCGCGCGACGGAGTACTCCTTCCGCTGCGCTCATTTACGGATGGGAGCACTGCCGACGGCTTTTCCGCACCGAAACAGGTTTTCAGCGCAGACACCGCGCGGCTCATCTGCTCAATCCTTTCAGATTCCGCAGCAAGGGCAAAGGGATTCGGTTTCTCTTCACCCCTGAACACACCCTTCCCTTCCATCTTTAAAACAGGAACGGCGAATCAATTCCAAAGCCTTATCGCCCTCGCATCATCATCAGCCTTTACCGTCGGCATCTGGATGGGGAATTTTGCAGGCAATACCGTCATCGGAAAAACAGGAAGCTCCGCTCCCGCTTCGATTGCTCGGAACTTACTCGTCCGGCTGCACAGCCAGCCCTTCGCGGACGGTCTTACGGTACCGGCAAAAAACTTTGCAGAACCGGAGCATTGGCGCCGCGAATCCGTTTGCGCCCTTTCGGGAATGCCCGCCGGTCCTGCATGCCACAACACAGTGCAGGAATATCTGCCGTCCGCATTCACCGCTTTCAGCGAGCACAACAGGTACAATGGACGCAACGCAGGATACGGCAGCTTCGGCACATCCAACCGGATTGATGCACCCAACCGGCACGGCACATATAAACGGGAAAACGGCGAATATGAACAAGCGGGGAACACATATCAACAAGCGGGCGGCGAATGCAGCTGGCACCAAATACAAAACGGGCACTTAGTTACCGTATACCCCGAAGAATACCGGCGCTGGTTTGCGAACATCACACGGCACGGTACAATCGGACAGCCGAGCAATGCGTTAACGGTCATCCGGCCGGCAGATGGCAGCCGTTTTGTCAGCAATGCTCGTTACCAAGGCACCGGTGTTCCAATCGAAATTACCGGCGGAGCGGAAGATACCGTATACATTAGCTACGACGGCCGCGCTCCGATTACCCTAAACCGCCCGTTTTCAGGCAGCCTTCCGCTGGAAAAAGGAGAACACCGGCTTATCGTCCGCTGCGGCGATGAAGAGGTATCGGTTGTATTCACTGTTGAATGA
- a CDS encoding glycoside hydrolase family 2 protein — MARTLIPLWQNWQFAENFTEQYIQTHCDETHFTEVQLPHTVKELPYHYFDEKVYQVESCYRKKFAVSSQLQGMRLFIDFDGVMCYAKVFVNGQPVGEHKGGYVPFPVEITQYVEYGDEERNVLVVYVDSTERADIPPFGGEVDYLCYGGIYRDVTLRAVPYCHIESMYARPVSVLTAEKSLQVDIAIAHSERTNKSIDVSVALFDSRNRKRAELSRSLVVSVPSLSLSMLMDELIGLKLWTLEKPELYRVEVSLLEDGMICDTVSTRIGFRTAEFTPEGFFLNGKPLKLRGLNRHQSFPYVGYAMPERVQRKDADILKYELGVNIVRTSHYPQSPYFLDRCDEIGLLVFEETPGWQYIGDSAWQDISCESIRKMIIRDRNHPSIVLWGVRINESPDCTAFYQRTNTIAHELDPYRQTGGVRCIENSEFFEDVYTMNDFIYGSQGLPAGNGAGTARVLRSQREVTGQSDVVPYLVTEFGGHIYPTKRFDQEERLVEHAKLHLAVQNAAALDPQKCGAIGWCAFDYNTHANFGSGDRICYHGVMDMFRLPKFAASVYASQLSAEVRPVLEPLTRYTVGDRAVGGIAPLIICTNCTAVRLTIGEKDLGLFYPAFDRYPGFVHPPVVIENLPSVWGGGWEDAVFTGYHNGKECITRRFTANPVAAQLVLIADETKLRADIPDAVRFVVRLLDQAGNELPYSSEVVQIKLKGPAEVIGPKEFALIGGARGFWIKTLGKAGTVKVSAQTGEFKSGTVSIRIR; from the coding sequence ATGGCACGGACACTGATCCCTTTATGGCAAAATTGGCAATTTGCAGAAAACTTTACAGAACAGTACATACAAACCCATTGCGACGAAACACATTTTACCGAAGTGCAGCTTCCGCATACGGTAAAAGAATTGCCGTATCATTATTTTGATGAAAAAGTATATCAAGTAGAGTCGTGTTATCGAAAAAAATTTGCCGTCTCTTCTCAGTTGCAAGGGATGCGCCTTTTTATCGATTTTGACGGAGTGATGTGCTATGCCAAGGTCTTTGTTAACGGACAGCCGGTCGGCGAGCATAAAGGTGGGTATGTTCCTTTTCCTGTGGAGATTACTCAATATGTTGAGTATGGAGATGAAGAAAGGAACGTATTGGTTGTATATGTCGATTCGACGGAACGAGCCGATATCCCTCCGTTCGGCGGTGAGGTTGATTACCTTTGTTACGGAGGTATTTACCGCGATGTTACGCTGCGTGCAGTACCCTATTGTCATATCGAATCGATGTATGCCCGCCCTGTTTCCGTTTTAACGGCAGAAAAAAGTTTGCAGGTTGATATTGCGATTGCACACAGCGAACGGACAAATAAGTCGATCGATGTTTCCGTAGCGCTCTTCGATTCCAGAAACCGGAAACGGGCAGAGTTGAGCAGAAGTCTTGTTGTATCCGTTCCCTCTCTTTCTTTATCGATGCTTATGGATGAATTAATCGGCTTAAAGCTATGGACGCTTGAAAAGCCTGAGTTGTATCGTGTCGAAGTATCTTTACTGGAAGACGGTATGATATGTGATACCGTATCTACCCGTATCGGTTTCCGCACGGCTGAGTTTACGCCGGAAGGTTTTTTCTTAAACGGCAAGCCGCTGAAGCTGCGCGGTTTAAACCGGCATCAGTCTTTTCCCTACGTCGGGTATGCGATGCCTGAACGGGTACAGCGGAAAGATGCAGATATTCTGAAATACGAGCTTGGCGTTAATATCGTCCGTACCTCGCATTATCCGCAGTCGCCGTATTTTTTGGATCGATGTGATGAGATCGGCTTATTGGTTTTTGAAGAAACGCCCGGTTGGCAGTATATCGGCGATTCCGCCTGGCAGGATATCAGTTGCGAAAGTATCCGGAAGATGATTATCAGAGACCGGAATCACCCTTCTATTGTATTGTGGGGAGTACGCATTAATGAATCGCCTGATTGCACGGCGTTTTATCAGCGCACAAATACGATCGCCCATGAGCTTGATCCGTACCGGCAGACCGGCGGCGTCCGCTGTATTGAAAACAGTGAATTTTTTGAAGACGTCTATACGATGAACGATTTTATATACGGTTCTCAAGGATTGCCTGCCGGTAATGGAGCGGGAACTGCGCGGGTGCTTCGTTCTCAACGTGAGGTTACGGGACAGTCCGATGTGGTGCCGTATCTGGTAACCGAGTTCGGCGGACACATCTATCCGACAAAACGGTTCGATCAGGAAGAGCGTTTGGTTGAGCATGCAAAGCTTCACCTCGCGGTACAGAATGCCGCCGCCCTTGACCCGCAAAAATGCGGCGCAATCGGATGGTGTGCGTTTGACTATAATACTCATGCGAATTTCGGTTCGGGCGACCGTATTTGCTACCACGGTGTGATGGATATGTTCCGCCTTCCTAAGTTCGCCGCAAGCGTCTATGCAAGTCAGCTGTCTGCGGAAGTACGGCCGGTGTTGGAACCGTTAACCCGTTATACCGTCGGCGACCGTGCAGTCGGCGGAATTGCGCCGCTTATCATCTGTACGAACTGTACCGCAGTTAGGCTTACTATCGGCGAAAAAGATTTAGGTCTGTTCTATCCCGCTTTTGACCGGTATCCCGGGTTTGTGCATCCGCCTGTTGTTATCGAGAACCTTCCAAGCGTGTGGGGCGGCGGATGGGAAGATGCCGTATTCACCGGCTACCATAACGGTAAAGAGTGTATTACCCGCCGCTTTACTGCAAATCCCGTTGCGGCGCAGCTTGTACTTATCGCCGATGAGACAAAACTTCGGGCGGACATACCCGATGCCGTCCGCTTTGTTGTGCGCCTCCTTGATCAGGCTGGAAACGAATTACCGTATAGTTCCGAGGTTGTGCAGATTAAGCTGAAAGGCCCCGCCGAGGTTATCGGCCCTAAAGAGTTCGCCCTCATCGGCGGTGCCCGCGGCTTTTGGATTAAAACGCTCGGAAAAGCCGGCACGGTAAAGGTGTCCGCACAAACCGGTGAATTTAAAAGCGGGACCGTTTCAATCCGCATCCGGTAA
- a CDS encoding peptide ABC transporter ATPase, with protein sequence MRFFDRFFRWVKRPQIYALVGGNGTGKSFRARLVAQKYGIDLIIDDGLVIKGDKILAGHSAKREKTFLAAVKTAVFDDKQHRDEAAKVLHQLSRKKVLILGTSDKMVNKIATRLQIPPPQKIIRIEDIATREEIETAIRSRRVEGKHVIPVPSVEVKRNYPQIFYDKIRLLFRNANIGHLKEEETLFEKSVVRPEFSKVYAAQVSDTALKEMVIQYAAQYDSAVNIKKITVQTEDNGYRVIMMVDMPAGPDLTGRILALKDSIIKNIERYSGIFIEDLNIVLNQMIDIQTEA encoded by the coding sequence ATGCGGTTTTTTGATAGGTTTTTTCGCTGGGTAAAGAGACCACAGATATATGCGCTGGTTGGCGGTAACGGTACCGGAAAAAGTTTTAGAGCACGATTGGTCGCCCAAAAATACGGAATAGATTTAATTATCGATGACGGATTGGTCATTAAAGGCGATAAAATACTCGCGGGACATTCTGCAAAACGGGAAAAAACCTTTTTGGCAGCGGTAAAAACGGCTGTTTTTGACGATAAGCAGCACCGTGATGAAGCGGCCAAAGTCCTTCATCAATTAAGCCGTAAAAAAGTGCTTATTTTAGGTACATCGGATAAGATGGTCAATAAAATTGCGACGAGATTGCAGATCCCGCCGCCGCAAAAAATTATCCGCATTGAAGATATCGCAACGAGGGAAGAGATTGAAACCGCTATCCGGAGCCGCCGTGTCGAAGGGAAGCACGTTATTCCTGTTCCGTCTGTCGAGGTGAAGAGGAACTATCCGCAAATATTTTATGATAAAATCAGACTGCTGTTCCGTAATGCAAATATCGGGCACTTAAAAGAAGAAGAAACGTTATTTGAAAAATCGGTTGTGCGTCCTGAATTCTCAAAGGTTTATGCGGCACAAGTTTCCGATACCGCATTAAAAGAAATGGTTATACAATATGCGGCTCAGTATGATAGCGCGGTGAATATTAAGAAAATTACCGTTCAAACCGAAGATAACGGTTATAGAGTTATTATGATGGTCGATATGCCGGCAGGGCCTGATTTGACTGGTAGGATATTGGCATTAAAAGATTCTATTATAAAAAATATCGAGCGGTATTCCGGGATTTTTATCGAAGACCTTAATATCGTATTAAATCAGATGATTGATATACAAACGGAGGCGTAA
- a CDS encoding extracellular solute-binding protein, producing MKRMLKLCAALLIAGTLLSGCNTKKTDASAAKTNSEKPIEISLYYSDNATLPFKADWLTVQESEKRSNTKLHFEPIPIADYNTKVSLALNTGNGPDVILYQNTNGENGSLALNGALIPISDYAEWTPNFNAQVKKFGLEKDIDAVRLKDGKYYYLPSLFDVPFYDGGLILREDMLNKYGLSQPKTFDDLYVFLKKYKKDNPDSYPLTILAGPRVLYRMTMPSFGISLGKNSSTGTGVLSWDYAKGNYFAGAVTEMYKAYARFLAKLYKEGLLDPEMAEPIDGDKWAQKLATGKAVATYAYYDQIGGVTGKSAIEGFKLQMYPPLAGPAGAHHQPKSRTQWGIMFPSKTAKRADFEQIVRAIDNIFFSDEGAKLWCLGVEGVTYTVENGKIKYAKEITEAPEGVYKTMQLKYGCGADTTQLVWINSREMTKYDDNYARINAEVEKMDMAIQPIPPTPLFDDAVAEEAGILRTPLLDTFEKWNNDFITGKKDLDKDWNAYVTEMNNVGIEKYLTLYNEHVRK from the coding sequence ATGAAACGTATGTTGAAGCTCTGTGCCGCACTGTTGATTGCCGGTACCTTGCTGAGCGGGTGCAATACGAAAAAAACGGACGCATCCGCAGCGAAAACCAATTCGGAAAAGCCGATTGAAATCTCATTGTACTATTCAGACAATGCAACGCTTCCCTTCAAAGCCGATTGGCTGACCGTGCAGGAATCGGAAAAACGCTCAAACACAAAACTGCACTTTGAGCCGATACCGATTGCCGATTACAACACCAAAGTATCGTTAGCCTTAAATACCGGCAACGGCCCCGATGTAATCCTTTACCAAAACACGAACGGCGAAAACGGTTCATTGGCATTAAACGGCGCGCTTATTCCGATCAGCGACTATGCCGAATGGACTCCGAACTTTAATGCACAAGTAAAAAAATTCGGATTGGAAAAAGACATCGACGCAGTGCGCCTAAAGGACGGAAAATATTATTATCTTCCTTCTTTATTTGATGTTCCTTTTTACGACGGCGGATTGATTTTACGCGAAGACATGCTGAATAAATACGGCCTCTCTCAGCCGAAAACATTCGATGACCTCTATGTCTTCTTAAAGAAATACAAAAAAGATAATCCCGACTCCTACCCCCTGACCATTTTGGCCGGCCCGCGGGTTTTATATAGAATGACAATGCCGTCATTCGGCATCAGCCTCGGCAAAAATTCTTCAACCGGTACCGGCGTTTTAAGCTGGGACTATGCAAAGGGTAACTATTTTGCAGGCGCCGTAACGGAAATGTATAAGGCCTATGCACGTTTCCTTGCAAAGCTCTACAAAGAGGGACTGCTGGATCCTGAAATGGCAGAGCCTATCGATGGTGATAAATGGGCGCAAAAGCTCGCTACCGGCAAAGCGGTTGCCACCTATGCGTACTATGACCAAATCGGTGGCGTTACGGGTAAATCGGCTATCGAAGGCTTTAAGCTGCAAATGTATCCGCCTCTTGCAGGCCCTGCAGGCGCACACCATCAGCCCAAGAGCAGAACACAATGGGGTATCATGTTCCCGTCAAAGACAGCAAAACGCGCTGACTTTGAACAAATTGTTCGTGCAATCGACAACATTTTCTTCAGCGATGAAGGTGCAAAACTCTGGTGTCTCGGAGTAGAAGGCGTAACCTATACGGTTGAAAACGGTAAAATCAAGTATGCAAAGGAAATTACCGAAGCTCCTGAAGGTGTTTACAAGACGATGCAGTTGAAATACGGATGCGGCGCCGATACGACGCAGCTGGTATGGATTAACAGCAGAGAAATGACCAAGTACGATGACAATTATGCTCGTATCAATGCAGAAGTAGAAAAGATGGATATGGCGATCCAGCCGATTCCCCCTACTCCGCTGTTTGATGATGCTGTCGCGGAAGAAGCAGGTATTCTACGTACTCCGCTCTTAGATACATTTGAAAAATGGAACAATGATTTTATCACCGGGAAAAAAGATCTTGATAAGGATTGGAATGCCTATGTTACCGAAATGAATAATGTCGGCATTGAAAAGTACCTTACACTCTATAACGAGCACGTAAGGAAATAA